From a region of the Neobacillus niacini genome:
- the tyrS gene encoding tyrosine--tRNA ligase codes for MDLLQDLAWRGLIYQQTDEESLRELISSEKISLYCGTDPSADSLHIGHLVPFLTLRRFQQHGHRPIVLVGGSTGLIGDPSGKSEERKLQSLEAIEKNSEGIQNQLAAIFEFDGENGAIMVNNYDWTKSMDVISFLRDIGKHIGVNYLLAKDTIASRLESGISFTEFTYTILQAMDFNHLYENHNCKLQIGGSDQWGNITSGLELIRKMQPEGSKAFGLTIPLVTKADGTKFGKTEGGAVWLDAKKTTPYEFYQFWINAADADVVKYLKYFTFLSHEEIEALEKSVQEEPHLRLAQKALAEEMTRLIHGEDSLQQAIKITEALFSGDVRSLSASEIEQGFKDVPSFNAGDTDGNLVDLLVAAKISPSKRQAREDITNGAITVNGERITDTSYVLQATDRIEGQFTIIRRGKKKYSLIKY; via the coding sequence ATGGATTTATTACAAGATTTAGCATGGCGTGGGCTCATCTACCAGCAAACAGATGAAGAGAGCCTAAGAGAGTTAATTAGCAGTGAAAAGATATCTTTATATTGTGGAACTGATCCATCAGCAGATAGTTTGCATATCGGACACTTGGTGCCGTTTTTAACACTTAGAAGATTTCAGCAGCATGGGCACCGTCCAATCGTTTTAGTGGGTGGTTCAACAGGTTTGATTGGTGACCCAAGTGGAAAAAGTGAAGAGCGGAAGCTGCAAAGTCTTGAAGCAATTGAAAAAAATTCCGAGGGTATCCAAAATCAATTAGCGGCTATTTTTGAATTTGATGGAGAAAATGGTGCAATCATGGTAAATAACTATGATTGGACAAAATCGATGGACGTTATTTCTTTTTTAAGGGACATCGGCAAGCATATTGGAGTTAACTATTTGCTTGCGAAAGATACGATTGCTTCTCGCTTGGAATCAGGAATTTCATTTACAGAATTCACTTATACCATTCTTCAAGCGATGGATTTCAATCATCTATATGAGAATCATAACTGTAAATTGCAAATTGGCGGTAGTGACCAGTGGGGTAACATCACATCAGGCCTAGAATTAATTCGAAAAATGCAGCCGGAAGGATCCAAGGCATTTGGATTGACCATTCCACTTGTTACGAAAGCAGACGGAACAAAATTCGGAAAAACAGAAGGTGGAGCTGTTTGGCTTGATGCTAAGAAGACCACTCCTTATGAATTTTACCAATTCTGGATTAACGCAGCGGATGCAGATGTTGTTAAATACTTAAAGTACTTTACGTTCTTGTCTCACGAAGAAATCGAAGCACTTGAAAAGTCTGTTCAGGAAGAACCTCATTTACGCCTTGCACAAAAGGCATTAGCTGAGGAAATGACTCGTCTGATTCATGGGGAAGACTCACTGCAGCAGGCAATAAAAATTACGGAAGCTTTATTTAGCGGGGATGTTCGCAGTCTGTCTGCTTCGGAAATCGAGCAAGGGTTCAAAGATGTTCCTTCCTTTAATGCCGGTGATACAGATGGAAATTTGGTAGACTTATTAGTTGCTGCGAAAATTTCTCCATCCAAGCGCCAGGCCAGAGAAGATATCACAAATGGTGCGATTACAGTGAACGGTGAACGCATTACCGATACTTCCTATGTATTACAAGCCACTGATCGCATTGAAGGTCAGTTTACGATTATTAGAAGAGGTAAAAAGAAATACTCATTGATTAAATATTAA
- a CDS encoding DUF6954 family protein, which yields MKFLVHALFIILILLVTFFGLGPVLFADGVMQERIWTAIVVVVLYALLGILYSRSIKWIKK from the coding sequence ATGAAATTTCTAGTTCATGCATTATTTATTATTCTCATTTTACTTGTTACTTTTTTCGGGCTGGGTCCAGTTTTGTTTGCGGATGGTGTGATGCAAGAACGTATATGGACTGCAATCGTAGTAGTTGTTTTATACGCATTATTAGGAATACTATATTCAAGGTCGATTAAGTGGATAAAAAAATAA
- a CDS encoding MFS transporter: protein MRTVNPSEVVAASKFNRFHLFVYLWCFYAIMFDGFDIAMFGVSLPWLMEEWNLSPVQAGAVGSYSLVGMMVGAFIFGPLADKIGKKKVLGICMILFSVFTLGAGLAPNTTFFTVMRFIASLGMGGLMPMVISTMTEYSPKKNRALIVATMYCGYSLGGILANLIGMYLVPSTDWRVIYWIGVIPFFTLPFFFKYFPESLSFNVIKKKTDELASVLNRVDPGGNYKNSDSYQFSNGQEAHKGSTVKKIFENNRTVSTIAIWFAVFSCLLMVYGLNTWLPKIMQQSGYGMTSSLSFNLVLCCGQVLGSLFGGYLAEKIGHKRILISLYILGAVCFVSLSLTSNLFLLYILIMIGGACTVGNMNLANPYIAEYYPPEARATGMGWALGFGRIGAILAPTLIAYILAIGIAPQNAFIAFAIPSIVGAISLLIVNEKYGSFDKLTEEKAAMKMKAPVNA, encoded by the coding sequence ATGCGTACAGTAAACCCTTCTGAGGTTGTTGCTGCAAGTAAATTTAACCGCTTTCATCTTTTTGTTTATCTTTGGTGCTTTTATGCCATTATGTTTGATGGGTTTGATATTGCAATGTTTGGAGTCAGTTTGCCTTGGCTGATGGAGGAATGGAATTTATCACCGGTTCAGGCAGGGGCGGTAGGAAGTTATTCGCTGGTGGGCATGATGGTGGGTGCGTTTATTTTTGGCCCTTTGGCTGATAAAATCGGCAAGAAAAAGGTTTTAGGTATTTGTATGATTCTATTCAGTGTCTTCACTCTTGGGGCAGGGCTGGCACCTAATACAACATTCTTTACGGTCATGCGTTTTATTGCTTCTCTTGGAATGGGCGGTTTAATGCCAATGGTTATTTCCACGATGACAGAGTATTCACCCAAGAAAAACAGAGCATTAATCGTGGCTACAATGTATTGCGGATACTCTCTTGGAGGAATCCTGGCAAACCTTATCGGAATGTATCTGGTCCCATCTACTGATTGGAGAGTCATCTACTGGATTGGGGTTATTCCATTTTTCACCTTACCATTCTTTTTTAAGTATTTTCCTGAATCCCTTTCATTTAATGTCATCAAGAAAAAAACAGACGAGCTTGCATCCGTCCTAAATCGGGTTGATCCTGGTGGTAATTATAAAAATTCGGATTCCTATCAATTTTCAAATGGTCAAGAGGCTCACAAAGGTTCAACGGTTAAAAAGATATTTGAAAATAATCGTACGGTAAGCACGATTGCGATTTGGTTTGCCGTCTTCAGCTGCCTGCTGATGGTTTATGGTCTAAATACTTGGCTGCCTAAGATCATGCAGCAGTCAGGTTATGGTATGACTTCAAGCTTATCTTTTAATCTTGTGTTATGCTGCGGTCAAGTGCTTGGTTCCTTATTTGGCGGATATTTAGCCGAGAAAATTGGACATAAGCGTATTCTCATCAGTCTTTATATATTAGGCGCAGTGTGCTTTGTATCCTTAAGTCTCACTTCTAACCTATTTCTTCTATATATCTTGATTATGATTGGCGGGGCATGTACAGTCGGTAATATGAATCTGGCGAACCCATACATTGCGGAGTATTATCCCCCAGAAGCCCGCGCAACGGGTATGGGCTGGGCCCTTGGATTTGGCCGGATTGGTGCCATTTTAGCACCAACATTGATTGCCTATATTCTCGCCATCGGGATTGCACCGCAAAACGCGTTTATTGCCTTTGCCATCCCAAGTATTGTCGGAGCTATCTCTCTATTAATTGTTAATGAAAAGTATGGCAGCTTTGATAAATTAACTGAAGAAAAGGCTGCGATGAAGATGAAAGCACCAGTTAATGCTTAA
- a CDS encoding aromatic ring-hydroxylating oxygenase subunit alpha codes for MIKKTMNEKAFHLLKEKMEQGLLPQWVITDPDIYDLEIEKIYGHTWQFLGHETEIKEPGSYVTRWMVNDPVLLVRTRQGEVKAFLNSCTHRGTQLCTADRGNKKTFTCPYHGWSYNLEGELVGIVAGNKVYGEEMDKSEWGLRPIPQVASYQGMIFGNLDPNAESLEDYLGEMKWYFDILLGRSGGMEVRGLPQRWVAKANWKATAENFAADPYHVQTTHRSTVEMGISPEDPLYAGYGHQVVMKNAHGINVITSKTGRARVPYQGTPESMWPLFEKHLTPEQLDIQSKVTVFVGGVYPNLSFVSPIHGTEGHLHNYLNFRMWRPIAPDRVEVWCWFLIDKAAPEEYKEDAYRGYLGSFGPSGTLEQDDTETWARIVEVSKGLMMRDKELNYNSVSNYLMGYSHVKPDENFPGPGTAYPTTYIDALSRKMHEHWLELISKDMFEKEVSR; via the coding sequence ATGATCAAGAAAACAATGAATGAAAAGGCTTTTCATTTGTTAAAAGAAAAGATGGAACAAGGTCTATTGCCTCAATGGGTCATTACCGATCCAGATATTTATGATTTGGAAATTGAAAAGATTTATGGACATACATGGCAATTCCTCGGCCATGAAACAGAAATTAAGGAGCCTGGCAGCTATGTAACACGCTGGATGGTGAATGATCCTGTTCTTCTTGTCAGGACACGTCAAGGGGAGGTCAAAGCATTTCTAAATTCCTGTACCCACCGCGGGACACAGCTGTGCACGGCTGACCGCGGGAATAAAAAAACCTTTACGTGCCCGTACCATGGATGGAGCTACAATCTTGAAGGTGAACTAGTCGGTATCGTTGCAGGAAATAAGGTTTATGGAGAGGAAATGGACAAGTCAGAGTGGGGGCTTCGTCCGATTCCGCAAGTGGCAAGCTATCAGGGAATGATCTTTGGGAATCTGGACCCGAACGCTGAATCTTTAGAAGATTATCTTGGCGAGATGAAATGGTATTTTGATATTCTACTAGGCAGAAGCGGCGGCATGGAGGTAAGGGGACTGCCGCAGCGATGGGTGGCAAAAGCCAATTGGAAAGCGACAGCCGAAAACTTTGCTGCCGACCCGTATCATGTACAGACGACTCACCGTTCCACGGTTGAAATGGGAATCAGCCCTGAAGATCCTCTTTATGCAGGATATGGGCATCAAGTTGTCATGAAAAATGCCCATGGAATCAATGTCATTACCTCAAAAACGGGGAGAGCAAGAGTTCCTTACCAAGGTACTCCCGAGTCAATGTGGCCATTGTTTGAAAAACATTTGACTCCTGAGCAGCTCGACATACAGTCAAAGGTGACGGTTTTTGTAGGCGGTGTTTATCCTAATCTTTCATTTGTCAGCCCGATTCACGGAACAGAAGGGCATTTACATAATTACTTAAACTTCCGAATGTGGAGGCCGATTGCACCTGACCGGGTGGAGGTTTGGTGCTGGTTTTTAATCGATAAAGCTGCTCCAGAAGAATATAAGGAAGACGCCTATCGCGGTTATCTTGGTTCGTTTGGTCCGAGCGGAACGTTAGAACAGGATGATACAGAAACATGGGCACGGATTGTGGAAGTAAGTAAAGGGTTGATGATGCGGGATAAAGAACTGAATTATAACAGTGTCAGCAACTATTTGATGGGATATTCCCATGTGAAACCAGATGAGAATTTCCCTGGACCGGGAACAGCGTATCCAACCACCTATATTGATGCCTTATCACGAAAAATGCATGAGCATTGGCTTGAACTAATATCAAAAGACATGTTTGAGAAGGAGGTAAGCCGATGA
- a CDS encoding 3-phenylpropionate/cinnamic acid dioxygenase subunit beta, translated as MSLNVQNKVTADIHLEITNILNMEAYYLDNRKYKEWLELLADTITYRMPLRETVEGVGVSNIAEDSAFFEETKTSLRTRVNRLYTKSAWVENPSTRQRHFITNIYVEATADPDEYKVRSYFLFMRSRASTSDIEQMFGERHDIIRKIDNGWKICSRTIYPDQSVITTMNMSMFL; from the coding sequence ATGAGCTTGAACGTCCAAAACAAAGTAACAGCTGATATTCATTTGGAAATAACCAACATTCTTAACATGGAAGCTTATTATTTGGATAACCGAAAATATAAAGAGTGGCTTGAGCTTTTGGCAGATACCATTACCTACAGAATGCCGCTGCGTGAAACCGTGGAAGGTGTTGGTGTTTCCAATATTGCCGAAGATTCTGCCTTTTTCGAGGAAACGAAGACTTCGTTGAGAACAAGGGTCAATCGATTATATACGAAATCCGCCTGGGTCGAAAACCCATCAACTAGACAGCGTCATTTTATTACCAACATTTATGTTGAAGCGACTGCTGATCCGGATGAATACAAAGTACGGAGTTATTTCCTTTTCATGCGCAGCAGAGCATCTACTTCAGATATTGAGCAAATGTTTGGCGAACGCCATGACATCATTAGAAAAATCGATAACGGATGGAAAATTTGTTCGCGAACCATCTATCCTGATCAATCCGTTATTACCACGATGAACATGAGTATGTTTTTATAA
- the rpsD gene encoding 30S ribosomal protein S4, which translates to MARYTGSSWKISRRLGISLSGTGKELEKRPYAPGQHGPNQRKKLSEYGLQLQEKQKLRHMYGVTERQFRNLFDKAGKLGGVHGENFMILLESRLDNVVYRLGLARTRRAARQLVNHGHILVDGSRVDIPSYRLTPGQTISLREKSRNLDVVKEAIEVNNFVPDYLTFDADKLEGTFTRLPERSELPAEINETLIVEFYSR; encoded by the coding sequence ATGGCTCGTTATACTGGCTCAAGCTGGAAAATTTCTCGTCGTCTTGGAATCTCTCTAAGCGGCACAGGTAAAGAATTAGAAAAGCGTCCTTACGCTCCTGGACAACATGGTCCAAACCAACGTAAGAAGCTTTCTGAATACGGATTGCAATTGCAAGAAAAGCAAAAACTTCGTCACATGTACGGAGTAACTGAGCGCCAATTCCGTAACCTATTTGATAAAGCTGGCAAATTAGGTGGGGTTCACGGTGAAAACTTCATGATCCTACTTGAATCACGTCTTGACAACGTAGTTTACCGTTTAGGTTTAGCTCGTACTCGTCGTGCAGCTCGTCAATTAGTAAACCACGGCCACATCTTAGTTGATGGATCACGTGTAGATATCCCATCTTACCGTTTAACTCCTGGTCAAACTATCAGCCTACGTGAAAAATCACGTAACCTTGATGTTGTTAAAGAAGCAATCGAAGTTAATAACTTCGTTCCTGACTACTTAACATTTGATGCAGACAAGCTTGAAGGTACTTTCACTCGCTTACCTGAGCGTTCTGAATTACCAGCTGAAATTAACGAAACTCTTATCGTCGAGTTCTACTCACGTTAA
- the megL gene encoding methionine gamma-lyase, which translates to MGNENFRFETEAVHSGYSSDEHQGSLVPPLYQTSTFTFSSAEQGERRFAGQEEGFLYSRLGNPTVKILEDRMAKLEQGEAALAFSSGMAAVSAVLTALTKTGDHILCSQGVYGCTFGLLQLLKEKYNVTHDFSLMASNEMLEEEILPNTACIYIETPINPTMKLVDLELVSKLAKQHGIPVVVDNTFCSPYLQTPISLGCDIVIHSATKYICGHGDVIAGIVVGSRDFIKQVSRTTQKDIGGTISPFDAWLLLRGLKTLPVRMDRHCENANLLVEFLRNHRKVERLYFPGNSDFKEDNKIMHKQMKKPGGVISFSVIGTKETAQYFMNQLQLVKIAVSLGDAETLIQHPATMTHAVIPEEERSKMGIEDTLLRLSVGLEAWEDIQEDLEQALEKI; encoded by the coding sequence TTGGGTAATGAAAATTTTCGCTTTGAAACGGAAGCTGTTCACTCTGGGTATAGTTCCGATGAACACCAAGGAAGTTTAGTTCCTCCCTTGTATCAAACTTCCACCTTCACCTTTTCAAGTGCAGAACAAGGGGAAAGAAGATTTGCAGGACAAGAGGAGGGATTTTTATACTCCCGTCTGGGAAATCCCACAGTAAAAATTCTTGAAGACCGAATGGCAAAGCTGGAACAGGGTGAAGCTGCGTTGGCATTCTCATCAGGGATGGCAGCGGTTTCTGCAGTGTTAACCGCTTTAACTAAAACAGGTGACCATATCCTGTGTTCACAGGGTGTATATGGTTGTACGTTTGGATTATTGCAATTGTTAAAAGAAAAATATAACGTTACCCATGATTTTTCGTTAATGGCATCAAATGAAATGCTAGAAGAAGAGATTCTCCCAAATACTGCCTGTATTTATATAGAAACCCCGATTAATCCTACCATGAAACTAGTTGACTTAGAATTAGTCTCAAAGCTCGCTAAACAACATGGTATTCCTGTTGTAGTGGATAATACATTTTGCTCCCCGTATTTGCAAACACCTATTAGCCTAGGTTGTGATATTGTTATTCATAGTGCAACAAAATATATTTGTGGTCACGGTGATGTGATTGCCGGAATTGTTGTTGGCAGCCGTGATTTCATCAAACAGGTGTCAAGAACCACACAAAAAGATATTGGCGGCACCATCTCACCGTTCGATGCCTGGCTATTATTAAGAGGGTTAAAAACGCTCCCTGTCAGGATGGACCGTCATTGTGAGAATGCCAATCTGCTTGTTGAATTTTTACGGAATCATCGAAAAGTAGAAAGGCTCTATTTTCCTGGCAATAGTGATTTTAAAGAAGACAATAAGATTATGCATAAACAAATGAAAAAACCAGGCGGGGTAATTTCTTTTTCTGTAATAGGAACAAAAGAAACAGCACAATATTTTATGAATCAATTACAATTGGTGAAAATTGCTGTTAGTTTAGGGGATGCAGAAACGTTAATCCAGCACCCTGCAACCATGACACATGCTGTCATTCCAGAAGAAGAACGAAGTAAAATGGGTATTGAAGATACATTACTCCGCCTGTCAGTCGGTCTTGAAGCATGGGAGGATATACAAGAAGACTTAGAACAAGCACTTGAAAAAATATAA
- a CDS encoding IS3 family transposase (programmed frameshift), protein MAKKGQEFKSYTDEFKLQAVMKYINGNKSYAVLAEELGIKNCTQLKVWVRKWKDGEQFDTRVGATNPFKGRPRTIFKSVEEERDYLKAQVDYLKKQLSKSGKGGEEITQQIKYEIIDELKDTHRITWLLEIAYVKPASYYKWRATQKDRAERAKQDQDIREHMMGIHLLHPEFGYPRMTTWLNENDYSINHKKVYRLMKEMEIQAIIRKKRKRHGHTPSVIQPNRLNRKFEALAPNQKMVTDITYVSDGKQFYYLSVIQDLFNNEVVAWELSRRNDLELVLNTVSQWTSKKDVAEAVVHSDQGFQYTSKLYNKRLEEYGVKGSHSRKGNCLDNACIESFFSHLKTKKLYIEQCKTEDEIRQAIEDYIYHYNYKRFQKKLNQRAPVEYRHALVA, encoded by the exons ATGGCTAAAAAGGGACAAGAATTTAAGAGTTATACTGATGAATTTAAGTTACAAGCAGTTATGAAGTATATCAATGGAAATAAAAGTTATGCGGTTTTAGCTGAAGAACTTGGCATTAAAAATTGTACTCAACTTAAAGTTTGGGTTAGGAAGTGGAAAGATGGGGAACAGTTTGATACAAGAGTTGGAGCTACTAATCCATTCAAAGGTAGGCCACGAACCATATTTAAATCCGTCGAAGAAGAAAGAGATTATTTGAAAGCGCAGGTGGATTATTTAAAAAAGCAGT TATCCAAATCTGGTAAAGGAGGAGAGGAAATCACTCAACAAATCAAATATGAGATCATTGATGAATTAAAAGATACCCATCGTATTACCTGGTTGTTAGAGATCGCTTATGTTAAGCCAGCTAGTTACTATAAGTGGAGGGCTACTCAGAAAGATAGAGCAGAAAGAGCCAAACAAGATCAGGATATAAGAGAACACATGATGGGGATTCATTTACTTCATCCTGAATTTGGATACCCTCGTATGACCACTTGGTTAAATGAAAACGATTATTCAATTAATCATAAAAAGGTATACCGTCTTATGAAGGAAATGGAAATTCAAGCTATCATACGCAAAAAGAGGAAACGACATGGACACACACCTTCTGTGATACAACCTAATCGTCTTAATAGAAAATTCGAGGCATTAGCTCCTAATCAAAAGATGGTTACGGATATTACATACGTTTCGGATGGTAAGCAATTTTATTATTTATCGGTCATTCAAGACTTGTTTAATAATGAAGTTGTAGCATGGGAGTTATCAAGAAGAAATGATCTTGAACTTGTCTTAAATACTGTTTCTCAATGGACAAGCAAAAAAGACGTAGCTGAAGCCGTTGTACATTCAGATCAAGGCTTTCAGTATACGTCTAAGCTATACAACAAACGACTAGAAGAATACGGCGTAAAGGGCAGCCACTCTCGCAAAGGAAACTGCCTGGATAACGCCTGCATCGAATCCTTCTTTTCGCACCTTAAAACAAAGAAGTTGTATATAGAACAGTGTAAAACAGAAGATGAGATTAGACAAGCAATCGAAGATTACATCTACCACTATAATTACAAACGTTTTCAGAAGAAACTAAACCAACGCGCACCAGTTGAATACCGACACGCGTTAGTCGCATAG
- a CDS encoding GAF domain-containing protein — MFNVEMYKGSRQENYELVKKQLQALLHGETNQIANLSNTSALLNQFLDRINWVGFYLMDENNELVLGPFQGLPACVRIPLGKGVCGTAAKKMETVRVEDVHQFPGHIACDAASNSEIVIPLIKDGMLLGVLDIDSPEKSRFDELDQEQLEEFTAILVNHL; from the coding sequence ATGTTTAATGTCGAAATGTACAAAGGGAGCCGACAAGAAAATTATGAATTGGTAAAAAAACAATTACAGGCTCTTCTCCATGGCGAGACTAATCAAATCGCTAATCTTAGCAATACGTCAGCTTTATTAAATCAGTTTCTTGATCGTATAAACTGGGTTGGCTTCTATTTAATGGATGAGAACAATGAATTAGTATTGGGACCCTTCCAAGGACTTCCGGCATGTGTTCGCATCCCGCTAGGAAAAGGTGTATGTGGAACAGCTGCAAAGAAAATGGAAACCGTTCGAGTAGAAGACGTTCATCAATTTCCTGGACACATTGCCTGTGATGCAGCTTCAAATTCCGAAATTGTTATACCACTAATCAAAGATGGTATGTTACTTGGTGTCTTAGACATTGACTCACCTGAGAAAAGTCGCTTTGATGAGCTGGACCAAGAGCAATTGGAGGAATTTACTGCCATTCTCGTTAATCATTTGTAA
- the refZ gene encoding forespore capture DNA-binding protein RefZ codes for MKKDSKEEIVKAAITLFNSNGYAGTSIRDIATVAKVNSATIAYHFENKLGLLEYCFTYFFEQYLSIIEEKFSLMDTGVKDCLKRITADLLHYQCENIELTSFVYREMSMDSQVVREIMSTYALKEKYYFQKIFEKGFERKEFRPHSIAYLIIQYKGLLMMPFINAHYLREVLYIFPNERFFEQKYLKEINSWIENTLGTKIIEKKEAIL; via the coding sequence ATGAAAAAGGACTCTAAAGAAGAAATAGTGAAAGCAGCGATAACGCTTTTTAATTCAAATGGATATGCAGGAACATCGATACGAGATATTGCAACCGTTGCAAAAGTAAACTCTGCAACCATCGCTTACCATTTTGAGAATAAGCTTGGTTTATTAGAATATTGCTTTACTTACTTTTTTGAGCAATATCTTAGTATTATTGAAGAAAAATTTTCTTTAATGGATACAGGTGTTAAGGATTGTTTAAAACGAATTACAGCTGACTTACTTCACTATCAATGTGAAAATATTGAGCTTACAAGCTTCGTATACCGAGAGATGTCAATGGATTCTCAGGTAGTCAGAGAAATTATGTCTACCTATGCATTAAAGGAGAAATATTATTTTCAAAAGATCTTTGAAAAAGGGTTTGAACGAAAGGAATTCCGTCCACATTCTATTGCATATTTAATTATTCAATACAAAGGCTTACTTATGATGCCGTTTATTAATGCACATTATTTACGAGAGGTATTATATATTTTTCCAAATGAAAGATTCTTTGAACAGAAGTATCTAAAGGAAATTAATAGTTGGATTGAAAACACGCTGGGAACTAAGATAATAGAAAAGAAAGAGGCTATCCTGTAA
- the ezrA gene encoding septation ring formation regulator EzrA, which yields MTYFIGFIILLLALFVLGYFIKKKYFKEMDRLEAWKIDLFNRPILDEMSKVKQLNMTGQTEELFEGWRNQWDDIITVKLPDLEEMLFDAEEFIDKYRFAKAKAVQQEINDKLQSTENEINKIVEELHELVGSEEKNRTEIEQLKELYRETKKTLLAHRHSFGKSEKYLEAQLDDVTKKFHEFDEKTDHGNYLEARELVIGIHDQLMKVKNNMDTIPQLLIECQSLIPAQLSDILEGYREMTEKGYYLSHIQLENEIESLQEKLAEYLALIEETKIEEALEGIGEVKERIDILFDLLEKEVNAKHFILQNEKGMSGLLSSVLEEHDHLSNEVKHVQESYHLTESDFEIQRHLEKQLATVTKHYEILMEKININETALTILCEELKEIKMHIEMIQEEQENFALKLQALRKDEFEAREALRELTKKVGETIRLVSKSNIPGLPEDYKYLLEDTNESIQNVKLQLQEKPLNVSALNQYLEIAVLTVEKLSTTTVDLIENVMLAEKAIQYGNRYRSQYPSVAKGLSDAENAFRHFEYQEALEQAAASLESIDPGVLKKIKATVVKQ from the coding sequence GTGACATATTTTATTGGATTTATTATCCTGCTACTAGCCTTATTCGTATTGGGGTATTTTATAAAGAAAAAGTATTTTAAAGAAATGGATAGGTTAGAAGCCTGGAAAATTGATTTGTTTAACCGGCCGATTTTGGATGAAATGTCAAAGGTAAAACAATTAAATATGACCGGACAAACCGAGGAGTTATTCGAGGGCTGGCGAAATCAGTGGGACGATATCATAACGGTTAAATTGCCAGATTTGGAAGAGATGTTATTTGACGCTGAAGAATTTATCGATAAATACCGCTTTGCCAAAGCCAAAGCTGTTCAACAAGAAATTAACGATAAATTACAGTCAACTGAAAATGAGATTAATAAAATAGTTGAAGAACTACATGAACTTGTTGGAAGTGAAGAAAAGAACAGGACTGAAATTGAGCAGTTAAAAGAATTGTACCGGGAAACGAAGAAAACGCTGCTTGCTCATCGACATAGTTTTGGAAAGTCCGAAAAATACTTAGAAGCTCAACTGGACGACGTTACGAAAAAATTCCATGAATTTGACGAGAAGACTGATCATGGTAACTATCTTGAGGCACGCGAGCTTGTAATAGGTATTCATGATCAACTAATGAAGGTTAAAAACAATATGGATACCATTCCTCAGCTGTTAATAGAGTGTCAATCTCTAATTCCAGCTCAATTGTCAGATATTCTCGAAGGATATCGTGAAATGACCGAAAAGGGGTATTACTTAAGCCATATTCAATTAGAAAATGAAATTGAAAGTCTTCAAGAAAAATTGGCTGAGTATTTAGCACTGATTGAAGAGACGAAAATCGAAGAGGCGTTAGAAGGAATAGGTGAAGTTAAAGAGCGAATTGATATTCTGTTTGATTTATTGGAAAAAGAAGTGAATGCCAAACATTTTATCCTTCAAAATGAAAAAGGGATGAGTGGACTTTTATCCTCTGTCCTTGAGGAACATGATCATCTTTCTAATGAGGTAAAGCATGTGCAAGAAAGCTATCACTTGACGGAAAGTGACTTTGAAATCCAACGCCACTTAGAAAAACAGCTTGCTACTGTTACAAAGCACTATGAAATTTTGATGGAAAAAATTAATATCAATGAAACGGCCTTAACGATTCTTTGTGAAGAACTAAAAGAAATAAAAATGCATATAGAAATGATTCAGGAAGAGCAGGAAAATTTCGCTCTTAAGTTACAAGCCCTAAGAAAAGATGAGTTTGAAGCACGTGAAGCACTAAGGGAATTAACCAAAAAAGTGGGCGAAACCATTCGTTTAGTATCAAAAAGTAATATTCCGGGATTACCAGAAGACTACAAATATTTATTGGAAGATACAAATGAAAGCATACAAAACGTAAAGCTTCAGCTTCAAGAAAAGCCGCTTAACGTATCAGCTCTAAATCAATATTTAGAGATTGCAGTCTTAACCGTCGAAAAATTATCAACTACAACAGTTGACCTGATTGAAAATGTTATGCTTGCTGAAAAGGCGATTCAATACGGAAACAGATACAGAAGTCAGTATCCTTCTGTTGCCAAGGGACTTAGTGATGCAGAAAATGCATTTAGACATTTTGAGTATCAGGAAGCTTTAGAGCAGGCTGCTGCTTCTCTTGAATCTATTGACCCAGGAGTCTTGAAGAAAATCAAGGCAACAGTTGTAAAGCAATAA